Proteins from a genomic interval of Schistosoma mansoni strain Puerto Rico chromosome 6, complete genome:
- a CDS encoding putative ankyrin repeat-containing: MNNTYSKDDETQGKPSPPNITSVTYGNVELDWKDYLDKIQEKMNAQSNKINPLAEVIFKKDSSEDWESGYIGYDHRCTCKNLEPDTPYYFRMRFKNLKEFGNWSDVVHVQTDELPVTGHEIHVAVKQGNVIRLRELLEKEQASIEALDELGFTALMYCAQRNLPDIMSILLEANANTETESSTGKTAIMFAAFKGNIECMELLLEYGADVNHSDKNGLTALHIAVDGEQPRAIRLLVKSSSNLEAKDNNLGWTPLLRCAALKNNGNVEVARELIKLNANIDAQDRDGKTALHNCILLGHIDLCRFLLENNANKNLKTNNGHNALVLSESVGNQKFKN, translated from the exons ATGAATAACACTTACTCCAAAGATGACGAAACCCAAGGGAAACCATCCCCGCCAAATATTACTAGTGTAACTTATGGGAATGTAGAGCTGGACTGGAAAGACTACTTGGATAAAATCCAAGAAAAAATGAATGCACAATCTAATAAAATCAATCCATTAGCTGAAGTAATTTTTAAGAAAGATTCTTCAGAAGACTGGGAAAGTGGATATAT TGGCTACGATCATCGATGTACATGCAAAAACTTAGAGCCTGATACACCATATTATTTTCGAATGCGTTTTAAAAATTTGAAAGAATTTGGAAATTGGAGTGATGTGGTACATGTTCAAACCGATG AACTTCCTGTAACTGGTCATGAAATACATGTTGCTGTAAAACAGGGAAATGTCATACGTTTACGTGAGTTACTTGAAAAAGA ACAAGCATCCATTGAAGCGTTAGATGAATTAGGATTTACTGCTCTTATGTACTGTGCCCAGCGAAATCTTCCAGA CATAATGTCAATTTTACTTGAAGCTAATGCAAATACGGAGACAGAATCAAGTACAGGGAAAACTGCGATTATGTTTGCTGCTTTCAAA GGAAACATTGAATGTATGGAATTACTACTTGAATATGGAGCTGATGTAAATCACTCAGATAAAAATGGTTTGACCGCTTTACATATAGCTGTAGATGGAGAGCAACCAAGAGCAATCAGACTGTTGGTTAAATCATCTTCTAATTTAGAAGCTAAGGATAACAATCTTGGATGGACGCCTTTATTACGTTGTG CCGCTTTAAAAAATAATGGAAATGTAGAGGTAGCCAGAGAATTAATTAAGCTAAATGCTAACATTGATGCACAAGATCGTGACGGTAAAACTGCACTACATAATTGTATTCTACTTGGACACATTGATTTATGCCGGTTTCTGTTAGAAAACAATGCCAATAAGAATTTGAAAACTAAC AATGGACATAATGCATTGGTACTAAGTGAATCTGTTGGAAATCAA AAATTCAAAAATTAA